The genomic interval CCATTAGTGAAAAGAGCCAGGTTTATGCCAATGCTGCCTGGGAACACGAATTCCGAGGCACTGCCAAAGGGAAGGTTTTGGGTTTTGCTATGCCGGAGCCGACCTTAAAAGGCAGCAGTGGATTAATTGGCGCAGGATTTAATTTACAACCCAATGAGAACTTATCTATTAATTTAGGTGCCCAAGGCAGTTTTGGTAACCGCCGGGGCGTTTCTGCGGTTGGTAAATTTGTGTATTCGTTATAACGGAACAATCAACCGCAAATTTACCCCACGTTGTGATGTATAACAACGTGGGGTAAATATCTATAACACCCTTAGATAATATAAGATTTATCGAAAAAGAGGGTATCTCTCTGCCGTCAATTGCCGAGATCGAAGAGATCAAGGCTAAAGTTGTGATCACCCATCAAGGCTGAGGGTTCTTTTAGCTTCAGCCTATGATCTACTTAGCGTGGGGGAATACACCCGCCAACGCGAACTTCATCGCTGTAGGCTTTGCCTAGCGCGGCATAATACCCATTGCTGTAAAACCCGGTTTGTCCATCGCTATAGATGATCGGGTTAGTGCTTGCCTGGCGTTTGAGTACGTACTCACGCTGCTGGTGAACGACGATGAGCTGCTGCGCGTTACTATCCTGGTAGCGGGTGCGTAAGGTTTCACCACGTGGACATTGCCACTGGCTCCACTTGCTCGCACTGATTGGTAAATTGACGCT from Suttonella sp. R2A3 carries:
- a CDS encoding MliC family protein gives rise to the protein MYKISLSLLTAALLAACSSAPQPSRIAQVSDQAAIAQLPSVNLPISASKWSQWQCPRGETLRTRYQDSNAQQLIVVHQQREYVLKRQASTNPIIYSDGQTGFYSNGYYAALGKAYSDEVRVGGCIPPR